The following are from one region of the Stanieria sp. NIES-3757 genome:
- a CDS encoding photosystem II D2 protein codes for MTIAVGRAPASRGWFDVLDDWLKRDRFVFVGWSGILLFPCAYLALGGWLTGTTFVTSWYTHGLASSYLEGCNFLTVAVSTPADSMGHSLLFLWGPEANWDFTRWCQIGGLWTFVALHGAFGLIGFMLRQFEIARLVGIRPYNAIAFSAPIAVFVSVFLMYPLGQSSWFFAPSFGVAGIFRFILFVQGFHNFTLNPFHMMGVAGVLGGALLCAIHGATVENTLFEDGDGANTFKAFEPTQAEETYSMVTANRFWSQIFGIAFSNKRWLHFFMLFVPVTGLWMASIGIIGIALNLRAYDFVSQELRAAEDPEFETFYTKNILLNEGLRAWMATQDQPHENFEFPEEVLPRGNAL; via the coding sequence ATGACTATAGCAGTAGGACGCGCTCCAGCAAGTAGAGGATGGTTTGATGTCCTCGATGACTGGCTCAAGCGCGATCGCTTTGTCTTCGTAGGTTGGTCAGGAATATTACTATTCCCCTGCGCTTACCTAGCCCTAGGAGGCTGGTTAACAGGTACAACCTTCGTGACATCTTGGTACACACACGGTTTAGCAAGTTCATACCTCGAAGGATGTAACTTTCTTACTGTAGCAGTATCAACCCCCGCAGACAGCATGGGACACTCTCTACTGTTCCTCTGGGGACCAGAAGCTAACTGGGACTTCACCCGTTGGTGTCAAATTGGTGGCTTGTGGACATTTGTTGCCCTCCACGGTGCCTTTGGCTTGATCGGCTTCATGCTACGTCAGTTTGAAATCGCTCGCTTAGTTGGGATTCGTCCTTACAATGCGATCGCTTTCTCCGCGCCAATTGCCGTCTTTGTCAGCGTCTTTTTGATGTATCCCTTGGGACAATCCTCGTGGTTTTTTGCACCCAGTTTTGGGGTAGCAGGAATCTTCCGATTCATTCTCTTTGTCCAAGGATTCCACAACTTTACCCTCAACCCCTTCCACATGATGGGAGTAGCAGGAGTATTAGGTGGAGCATTATTGTGTGCCATTCACGGAGCAACAGTAGAAAACACCCTGTTTGAAGATGGAGATGGAGCCAACACCTTCAAGGCGTTTGAACCAACCCAAGCAGAAGAAACCTACAGTATGGTAACAGCCAATCGTTTCTGGTCACAAATCTTTGGGATTGCCTTCTCCAACAAACGTTGGTTACACTTCTTCATGCTGTTTGTGCCTGTGACAGGATTATGGATGGCAAGCATCGGCATTATTGGCATTGCCCTCAACTTAAGGGCATATGACTTTGTTTCTCAAGAATTGAGAGCAGCAGAAGACCCAGAATTTGAGACATTCTACACCAAGAATATTCTGCTCAACGAAGGTCTCAGAGCCTGGATGGCTACTCAAGATCAACCCCACGAAAACTTTGAATTCCCAGAGGAGGTTCTACCACGTGGTAACGCTCTCTAA
- a CDS encoding ABC-type transport protein, ATP-binding protein: MKSLSKNTFSYIPAIEVENLNFSWSPTAPVIESCSLQVPQGEFWMLLGTNGSGKSTLLRLLVGLLNPDSGTIKVRQPVGFVFQNPDHQLVMPTVAADIAFGLVSEKLSTIEVRERVREALAAVNLLELERRPIYALSGGQKQRIAIAGAIARHCEVLLFDEPTALLDPDTQLELVVQVQRLVKSRGLTALWVTHRLDELDYCDGAFLLENGQVIDRGNPQILKQKIMHSESNC; this comes from the coding sequence ATGAAATCATTGAGTAAAAATACTTTCAGTTACATACCAGCTATTGAAGTAGAAAACTTAAACTTTAGCTGGTCACCGACTGCTCCTGTGATTGAATCCTGCTCCTTGCAAGTTCCTCAAGGAGAATTTTGGATGTTGTTGGGGACTAATGGTAGTGGCAAATCGACTTTGTTACGTTTATTAGTAGGATTGCTCAATCCTGATTCGGGAACGATTAAAGTACGTCAACCTGTAGGTTTTGTATTTCAAAATCCAGATCATCAGCTAGTCATGCCTACAGTGGCAGCGGATATAGCTTTTGGTTTGGTGTCAGAAAAACTTTCTACCATAGAGGTCAGAGAAAGAGTCAGAGAAGCTTTGGCAGCAGTCAATTTACTTGAGTTAGAAAGAAGACCGATTTATGCCCTCAGTGGTGGACAAAAACAACGGATTGCCATTGCTGGCGCGATCGCTCGTCATTGTGAAGTCTTGCTGTTTGACGAACCAACTGCACTTTTAGACCCAGATACTCAATTAGAGTTAGTCGTACAAGTACAACGTTTAGTTAAAAGTCGTGGTTTAACTGCTCTGTGGGTAACTCATCGTTTAGATGAATTAGATTATTGTGATGGGGCATTTTTACTGGAAAATGGTCAAGTAATCGACCGCGGAAATCCTCAAATCCTCAAACAAAAAATTATGCATAGCGAAAGCAATTGTTAA